In the Paenibacillus sp. genome, TACGATGCATTTGGATCCGGCGTACCTGAAGGAACAGATTAGAGCTTGGCTGCGCGAAGATATCGGCCCGGGCGACATTTCGAGCCTCGCGATTTTGCCCGAGGGGCACCGGAGCCGGGCGGTCATTCACGCCAAGCAAGCCGGCGTCGCCGCGGGCCTCCCGGTCGCGGAAGCCGTGTTCGCCGAGGTGGACGCCTCCCTCGCCGTGAAGCGCGTCGCCCGCGAAGGGGCGGCGCTCGCCGTCGGCGACGTGCTGCTCGAAGTGGAGGGGAGCACGCTGTCGATTTTGTCCGGGGAGCGGCTCGCGCTCAACCTGCTGCAGCGGCTGTCCGGCATCGCGACGGCGACGCGCGCGTTCGTCGACGCGGTCGAAGGCGTCGAGCCGAAGCCGCGCATCGTCGATACGCGGAAGACGACGCCGGGCATGCGCCAGCTCGAGAAATACGCCGTGCGCGTCGGCGGCGGACACAATCACCGGTTCGCGTTGTTCGACGCCGTCATGCTGAAGGACAATCATATCAAAGCGGCCGGCGGCGTGAAGGAAGCGGTCGCCCGCGCCCGCGCTTACGCGCCGCATACGATGCGGATCGAGGTCGAAGTGGAGTCGCTTGAGCAGGTCGAGCAGGCGATCGAAGCGGGCGCGGACATTATCATGCTCGACAACATGGACACGGCCCGCATGACGGAGGCGGTGTCGCGCATTCGCCGCGCGTCGCCGCGCATCGTCGTCGAGGCGTCGGGCGGCGTCACTCTGTCGACCGTCCGCGCCATCGCGGAAACGGGCGTCGACGTCATCTCCGTCGGCGGCCTCACGCATTCGGTTAAGGCGCTCGACATATCGCTCGATTTGGGCGAGAAAAAAGAGGTGCGCGCATGATCTTGGTCGTCGATGTCGGCAATACGAATATCGTCTTGGGCTTGTACGAGCGAGAGACGCTTCGGCATCATTGGCGGGTGGCGACGAACCGGTCGTCGACCGCCGACGAGTACGGCATCATGATCATGACCTTGTTTCAGCATGCGGGCGTCCGCGTCAACGAGGTGGAAGGCGCCATCGTTTCCTCTGTCGTTCCCCCCATCAACGCCACGCTCGACCAAGCCTGCCGCAAATACGTGCGCCGGACGCCGCTGTTCGTCGGCCCCGGCGTCAAGACGGGCCTTAACATTCGTTACGAAAACCCGCGCGAGGTCGGGGCGGACCGCATCGTCAACGCCGTGGCGGGCATTCAGCTGTACGGCCCGCCGCTGATCATCGTCGATTTTGGAACGGCGACCACTTTTTGTTATATTGATGAGAAGGGCGATTACGTCGGCGGCGCGATCGCGCCCGGCATCGGCATTTCGACGGAAGCGCTCTATCAACGGGCGGCGAAGCTGCCGCGGATCGAGCTCGTGCGGCCGAAGAGCACCGTGGGGCGCACGACGGTTTCGTCGATGCAGTCCGGCATCATTTTCGGCTTCGCCGGGCAGGTAGACGGCATCGTCGGGCGCATTCGGGAGGAATTCGGCACGAAGCCTCGCGTCGTGGCGACGGGCGGGCTCGCGGAGCTGATCGCGGGCGAATCGAAGACGATCGACACGGTCAATCCGTTATTAACGCTGCAAGGATTGCAAATTATATACGAAAGAAATGTCGGTTAGCACGGGCGGCATCGCTGCGTCGCCGGCGGAAGGAGAGAACGATTTTGAAAGATTATTTGGTCCGGGCGACGGGCCTCGGCGGCAAAGTGCGGCTGTTCGCCGCGCGAACGACCGATGTTGTGGAGGAAATTCGCCGCCGTCACGATATGTTCCCGACGGCGACGGCCGCGGTCGGCCGCACGGCGACGGCTGCGGCGATGATGGGCGCCATGCTGAAGGGCGAAGAGAAGGTCACGATTCAAGTGAAAGGCGACGGCCCGCTCGGGCAAATCGTCGCAGACGCGAACGCGAAAGGCGAAGTGCGCGCGTACGCGGACAATCCGCAGACGCATCTGCCGAGCAACAGCCTCGGCAAGCTGGATGTGGCCGGCGCGGTCGGCACCGAAGGGTTCATTTACGTCATCAAAGATTTGGGGCTTCGCGAGCCGTACCGCGGCAGCATCCCGATTGTATCGGGCGAGCTCGCGGAGGACTTCACGTATTATTTCGCGAAATCGGAACAGACGCCGTCGGCGGTATCGCTCGGCGTGCTGGTCGACGTCGACTACTCGGTCAAAGAAGCCGGAGGCTTGATTTTACAGCTGCTGCCCGGCCTGTCGGACGAGGAAATCGGCGAATTGGAGAAGCGGCTGCAGCACATCCCGCCGGTCACAGCGATGCTCGAGCGGGGTCTCACCCCGGAGGATATGATGCGCGAGCTCGTCGACGAGCTGGCTTCGGTGGAGCGGATGGAGCTTCGGTTCCAATGCTTCTGCTCGAGGGAGCGGGTGAGCAACACGCTTGTGTCGTTAGGGAAAGAAGAACTCGACGCCATCATCGAAGGAGAAGGCGCGGCGGAAGTCGTGTGCCACTTCTGCAACGAAAAGTACGGCTTCGACAAGCCGGAATTGACGACGCTGCGACAGCGTCTGGACGCATAAAAGAAGCGGTGGGAGAGCGATGTCGAGAGAAAAGCTGCTGTGGGGACTTTGCGGCGCGTTGGCCGCGGCCGTCGTCGCGCTCGCGGTGATGCTGGCCGGCGGTCAGCCCCCCGGCGGAGATTCGTCCGAACCGGGGGGGACGGCGGACGGGGGCGGCGGCGGAAGTGATGCGCCCGCATCGCCGGAGCGCAAAATCGCGCAAGCGGGATCCGTCGCGCTGCTCGAGGAGGAGTTCATTGCAGGGCTTCAGGAAGCTTTCGGCCGCGAATACGTTCAGCAATGGCTGAAACGGACCGTCGTCCGTCTGGAGGCGCAAGCGCTGGGAATCGACGTCTCCCGGGCCGAGATCGACGAGGAGCTGCGCCGCATGCAGGTCGGCTACGAGAACGAGGCCGAGTTTTATAAGGTGATGCGGGAGCAGTTGGGCTTATCGGAGCAGGCGCTTCGGGACGACGCGCTGTACCGGCTCATGCTGGAGAAGATCGCCACCGCGGG is a window encoding:
- the nadC gene encoding carboxylating nicotinate-nucleotide diphosphorylase, with translation MADTMHLDPAYLKEQIRAWLREDIGPGDISSLAILPEGHRSRAVIHAKQAGVAAGLPVAEAVFAEVDASLAVKRVAREGAALAVGDVLLEVEGSTLSILSGERLALNLLQRLSGIATATRAFVDAVEGVEPKPRIVDTRKTTPGMRQLEKYAVRVGGGHNHRFALFDAVMLKDNHIKAAGGVKEAVARARAYAPHTMRIEVEVESLEQVEQAIEAGADIIMLDNMDTARMTEAVSRIRRASPRIVVEASGGVTLSTVRAIAETGVDVISVGGLTHSVKALDISLDLGEKKEVRA
- a CDS encoding type III pantothenate kinase, with product MILVVDVGNTNIVLGLYERETLRHHWRVATNRSSTADEYGIMIMTLFQHAGVRVNEVEGAIVSSVVPPINATLDQACRKYVRRTPLFVGPGVKTGLNIRYENPREVGADRIVNAVAGIQLYGPPLIIVDFGTATTFCYIDEKGDYVGGAIAPGIGISTEALYQRAAKLPRIELVRPKSTVGRTTVSSMQSGIIFGFAGQVDGIVGRIREEFGTKPRVVATGGLAELIAGESKTIDTVNPLLTLQGLQIIYERNVG
- the hslO gene encoding Hsp33 family molecular chaperone HslO, with amino-acid sequence MKDYLVRATGLGGKVRLFAARTTDVVEEIRRRHDMFPTATAAVGRTATAAAMMGAMLKGEEKVTIQVKGDGPLGQIVADANAKGEVRAYADNPQTHLPSNSLGKLDVAGAVGTEGFIYVIKDLGLREPYRGSIPIVSGELAEDFTYYFAKSEQTPSAVSLGVLVDVDYSVKEAGGLILQLLPGLSDEEIGELEKRLQHIPPVTAMLERGLTPEDMMRELVDELASVERMELRFQCFCSRERVSNTLVSLGKEELDAIIEGEGAAEVVCHFCNEKYGFDKPELTTLRQRLDA